Proteins encoded by one window of Candidatus Methylomirabilota bacterium:
- the dnaX gene encoding DNA polymerase III subunit gamma/tau: protein MSYLVLARRWRPQNFDEVVGQRPVTQTLKNAIAKDRVAHALLFAGPRGVGKTTTARILAKALNCERGRTPDPCSECASCNAIATGRSVDCLEIDGASNRGIDEVRELREIVRYAPSRDKCKVIIIDEVHMLTEPAFNALLKTLEEPPPGVIFILATTHAHKIPSTILSRCQRHDFRRLGQEEILPRLQQIACEEGATVSEGAMKAIARAAEGSLRDAQSLLDQAIAYSGDAVSEEDVAVVLGLVEGELLAQTTQAIIQRDSSLALAVVESLSARGDDLQRFCQELLAHLRDLMVSKVSKDPTPLLQLSRVPPDTIRSQAEAMTLADLETIFQVLSRAEFEMRRASHPRFVLEMALVEATEARSLQTLEMLLKRLAVLEEKLPAGRVAGPGPSALPMFAPTSVTPLPASGPPVEAPPPAPTDSTNGPQEGWTRMTRLLERKKRSLAALLTAAKGVMFEGDRLIVMLENGTSFARSTLDDPENRRLVAGAAAEVFGRSMAVEYRFQSSSPVPAGSGSVGVTAGGSTQLTTGQGELPQPRRSGGTDRKSRDPQQRVVPEQRIAPSDQEALRRHPLVRRAVELFDGQVVRVRTKQPE, encoded by the coding sequence ATGTCATACCTCGTTCTCGCCAGGCGATGGCGACCCCAGAACTTCGATGAGGTGGTGGGCCAGCGACCGGTCACCCAGACCTTGAAGAACGCTATCGCCAAAGACCGCGTTGCGCACGCCCTGCTTTTTGCGGGCCCGCGTGGGGTCGGGAAGACGACAACCGCCCGCATCCTGGCGAAGGCACTCAACTGCGAGCGGGGCCGCACACCCGACCCGTGTAGCGAATGCGCGAGTTGTAACGCGATTGCGACGGGCCGCTCAGTCGACTGCCTGGAGATCGACGGCGCCTCCAATCGGGGGATCGATGAGGTCCGGGAGTTGCGCGAAATCGTGCGGTATGCCCCGTCGCGCGACAAGTGCAAGGTGATCATTATCGATGAAGTCCATATGCTGACCGAGCCGGCCTTCAATGCACTGTTGAAGACGCTCGAGGAGCCGCCGCCCGGTGTCATCTTCATTCTGGCGACCACACATGCGCACAAAATCCCGTCTACCATTCTCTCGCGTTGCCAGCGTCACGACTTTCGGCGCTTAGGACAGGAAGAGATCCTCCCGCGGCTTCAGCAAATCGCTTGCGAGGAAGGGGCGACCGTGTCGGAGGGCGCCATGAAGGCGATTGCCCGCGCCGCAGAAGGAAGCCTCCGAGACGCCCAAAGCCTTCTGGATCAGGCCATCGCCTACAGTGGCGACGCGGTCAGCGAGGAGGACGTCGCGGTTGTGCTGGGGCTGGTGGAGGGAGAACTGCTGGCGCAGACTACCCAGGCGATCATCCAGCGTGACAGCAGCCTCGCCCTGGCGGTCGTTGAATCGCTCAGTGCCCGGGGGGACGACCTTCAGCGGTTCTGTCAGGAACTGCTGGCCCACCTGCGCGATCTGATGGTCTCGAAGGTGAGCAAAGATCCCACCCCGCTGCTTCAGTTGAGCCGCGTACCGCCGGACACGATTCGCTCGCAGGCCGAGGCTATGACGCTTGCCGATCTCGAAACGATCTTTCAGGTCCTGAGCCGGGCCGAGTTCGAGATGCGACGCGCTTCGCATCCGCGGTTTGTCCTGGAGATGGCGCTGGTGGAGGCGACAGAGGCTCGGTCACTGCAAACCCTTGAGATGCTCCTGAAGCGTCTGGCCGTCCTGGAGGAGAAGTTGCCGGCCGGCCGGGTAGCCGGCCCTGGACCTTCGGCGCTCCCCATGTTCGCCCCTACTTCCGTCACGCCGCTCCCCGCCTCCGGCCCGCCGGTCGAAGCGCCACCGCCCGCTCCGACCGATAGCACCAATGGTCCGCAGGAAGGCTGGACCCGCATGACGCGGCTGCTGGAACGGAAGAAGCGATCTCTTGCCGCGTTGCTCACCGCGGCGAAGGGGGTGATGTTTGAGGGCGACCGGCTCATCGTTATGCTGGAAAACGGGACAAGTTTTGCGCGATCAACGCTGGATGACCCTGAAAACCGACGCCTTGTGGCTGGAGCTGCGGCAGAAGTCTTTGGGCGGTCCATGGCGGTTGAGTATCGATTCCAGAGCTCAAGCCCTGTCCCTGCGGGGAGCGGTTCGGTCGGGGTCACCGCAGGCGGTTCGACGCAACTCACCACGGGTCAGGGTGAGCTGCCTCAGCCTCGGCGATCGGGTGGGACTGACCGTAAGTCGCGTGATCCCCAGCAGCGAGTTGTTCCGGAGCAGCGGATAGCGCCGTCCGATCAGGAAGCGCTGCGGCGTCATCCCCTGGTGCGCCGAGCCGTGGAGCTGTTTGACGGCCAAGTCGTTCGGGTCAGGACGAAACAGCCCGAATAG
- a CDS encoding phosphoenolpyruvate carboxykinase (GTP), protein MAALPSVARNDGVGGAFTPTGEPATHAVPSGDKMPQHRALEQWVDQVARVTRPSRIHWCDGSEEEHQVLIEGMLRDGTVIRLNHQRYPGCYLHRSHPSDVARTEHLTFICTSRKEDAGPTNNWMEPTEARTQVGKLFEGSMRGRTMFVVPYLMGPAGSPYSRVGVEITDSPYVVVNMRLMTRMGKIALERLGGSDSFVRGLHSLGDLSPDRRFILHFPEERLIWSIGSGYGGNALLGKKCHALRIASWIGREEGWLAEHTLIVGVEDPSGQVTYMAAAFPSACGKTNLAMLVPPRDLSGYKVWTVGDDIAWMHIGPDGRLRAINPEAGFFGVAPGTSVKTNPNIMAAVDRNTIFTNVAVTSDGEPWWEGKDPTPPHGLVDWHGNPWASGEGPAAHPNSRFTVAARQCPSISPRWEDPEGVPISAILFGGRRARVAPLVYQSYGWQHGVFVGAGMASETTAAQSGAVGVTRRDPMAMVPFCGYHMADYFGHWLDMGQRIAHPPAIFHVNWFRTNQNGRFLWPG, encoded by the coding sequence ATTGCCGCGCTCCCTTCGGTTGCTCGCAATGACGGAGTCGGAGGAGCTTTTACGCCCACGGGCGAGCCGGCAACCCACGCAGTGCCGTCAGGAGACAAGATGCCTCAACATAGAGCGTTAGAGCAGTGGGTGGATCAGGTGGCGCGGGTGACCCGCCCTAGCCGCATCCATTGGTGCGATGGGTCAGAGGAGGAGCATCAGGTCCTCATTGAAGGGATGCTCCGGGATGGGACCGTGATTCGCCTGAACCATCAGCGCTATCCCGGGTGTTACTTGCATCGGAGCCATCCGTCGGATGTCGCAAGGACCGAGCACCTGACCTTCATCTGCACGTCTCGAAAGGAGGATGCCGGACCTACGAATAACTGGATGGAGCCCACAGAGGCTCGTACGCAGGTCGGGAAGCTCTTTGAGGGCAGCATGAGGGGCCGGACGATGTTTGTCGTGCCCTATCTGATGGGCCCGGCCGGCTCTCCCTACAGCAGGGTCGGGGTGGAGATTACCGACAGCCCCTACGTGGTTGTCAATATGCGGCTCATGACCCGCATGGGGAAGATCGCGCTTGAGCGACTTGGCGGGTCGGACAGCTTTGTCCGCGGCCTGCATTCACTCGGGGACCTGAGTCCGGACCGCCGCTTCATCCTCCACTTCCCCGAGGAGCGTCTCATCTGGAGCATCGGGTCAGGATATGGGGGTAACGCCCTGTTGGGGAAGAAATGCCACGCCCTTCGCATCGCCAGTTGGATCGGACGAGAAGAGGGCTGGTTGGCCGAGCATACCCTGATCGTCGGGGTGGAAGATCCTTCAGGGCAGGTTACCTATATGGCGGCTGCCTTTCCGAGCGCGTGCGGCAAAACCAATCTGGCGATGCTGGTCCCCCCCCGGGATCTCTCGGGCTACAAGGTGTGGACCGTAGGCGATGACATCGCCTGGATGCACATCGGGCCTGATGGACGGCTGCGGGCCATCAATCCGGAGGCCGGGTTCTTTGGTGTCGCGCCCGGCACCAGCGTCAAGACGAATCCCAACATCATGGCTGCGGTCGATCGCAATACGATCTTTACCAACGTGGCTGTCACCTCGGACGGAGAGCCGTGGTGGGAGGGAAAGGATCCGACGCCCCCTCATGGCCTCGTTGATTGGCACGGTAACCCGTGGGCCTCTGGAGAAGGGCCGGCAGCCCATCCCAACTCGCGTTTCACGGTTGCCGCCAGGCAGTGCCCGTCGATCTCCCCCCGTTGGGAGGACCCGGAAGGCGTTCCAATCTCGGCGATCCTCTTCGGAGGACGTCGCGCCCGTGTGGCGCCACTGGTCTATCAGTCATACGGTTGGCAACACGGCGTCTTTGTCGGGGCCGGTATGGCCTCAGAGACGACAGCCGCCCAGTCGGGCGCGGTCGGGGTCACCCGGCGCGACCCGATGGCGATGGTCCCATTCTGTGGCTATCACATGGCCGACTATTTCGGTCACTGGCTCGACATGGGCCAGCGTATTGCGCACCCCCCTGCGATCTTCCACGTCAACTGGTTTCGAACCAACCAGAACGGTCGCTTCCTCTGGCCTGGGT
- the rfaD gene encoding ADP-glyceromanno-heptose 6-epimerase: MESALITGGAGFIGSNLALELERRYPGIRVTIIDDFRSGEFSNLVGFRGDLVAQDLASLDLLSRFRPGEFQVVFHLASITDTTVTDARQMLWNNVEGFRRAAEFARLSGTPLIYASSAAVYGVCRSGRMQEDQAARPANVYGFSKALLENLARRFSDVSGGCRIVGLRYFNVYGPGEGHKGAAASMIYQLAKQIQVGRRPRIFKYGEQARDFVYVKDVVEATLLAAEANHGGVYNVGSGRSTSFNEVIALLNKAIGTDYDPDYFDNPYSFYQPHTEADVSLARAELGYVPKYPIDRGIAKYAAQLMETGMRQVGLS, translated from the coding sequence ATGGAAAGTGCGCTGATCACGGGTGGTGCTGGTTTTATCGGGTCGAATCTGGCCTTGGAGCTGGAGAGGCGATACCCGGGCATTCGGGTCACCATCATCGACGATTTCCGCTCCGGCGAGTTCAGCAATCTGGTTGGGTTTCGGGGCGATCTGGTAGCCCAGGACCTCGCGTCGTTAGACCTCCTTAGCCGATTTCGGCCGGGTGAATTTCAGGTGGTATTCCACCTGGCTTCCATCACTGATACAACCGTCACCGATGCCCGGCAGATGCTCTGGAATAACGTGGAAGGCTTTCGGCGAGCGGCAGAGTTCGCGCGACTCTCCGGGACGCCCTTGATCTATGCTTCCTCAGCCGCCGTCTACGGTGTCTGTCGCTCGGGCCGGATGCAAGAGGATCAGGCTGCTCGCCCTGCCAACGTATACGGCTTTTCGAAGGCGCTCCTGGAGAATCTGGCCAGGCGCTTTAGTGATGTCTCAGGAGGCTGCAGGATTGTCGGGCTCCGGTACTTTAATGTGTACGGGCCAGGCGAAGGCCACAAAGGGGCCGCAGCCAGCATGATCTACCAGTTGGCGAAGCAGATTCAAGTGGGTAGGCGGCCGCGGATCTTTAAGTACGGGGAGCAAGCGCGCGACTTTGTGTATGTCAAAGACGTCGTAGAGGCGACGCTGCTGGCTGCGGAGGCCAATCACGGCGGCGTATATAATGTCGGCTCCGGGCGCTCCACCTCGTTCAATGAGGTCATTGCGCTCCTGAACAAGGCCATCGGGACCGACTATGATCCCGACTATTTTGATAACCCGTACTCATTCTATCAGCCGCACACCGAGGCCGACGTGAGCCTCGCGCGTGCGGAATTGGGCTATGTTCCGAAGTATCCGATCGATCGAGGGATCGCGAAATATGCTGCACAATTAATGGAAACCGGTATGAGGCAGGTTGGGTTGTCATGA
- a CDS encoding YbaB/EbfC family nucleoid-associated protein: MKNLGNIMKQAQRMKAEAERIQAEAATKRVEGTAGGGMVTVVCNGQGEVVAVKIDPEVAGPDELEMLQDLVVAAANEALRKARELLSQEMSRLTGGLGLPPGLV; this comes from the coding sequence ATGAAGAACCTCGGGAACATCATGAAGCAGGCGCAGCGAATGAAGGCTGAGGCGGAAAGGATTCAGGCGGAGGCAGCGACGAAACGGGTTGAAGGGACGGCCGGCGGCGGGATGGTCACCGTGGTCTGTAATGGTCAGGGCGAAGTCGTTGCGGTAAAGATCGACCCGGAGGTCGCCGGCCCGGACGAATTGGAGATGCTGCAGGACCTCGTTGTGGCGGCGGCGAATGAGGCGCTCCGAAAAGCTCGTGAGCTGTTGAGCCAAGAGATGAGCCGTCTGACCGGCGGGCTGGGACTGCCCCCGGGGCTGGTGTAG
- the recR gene encoding recombination mediator RecR, with amino-acid sequence MSRYAPTLVRLIGELVRLPGIGPKTAQRLTFHLLKVGREEAVALAQAIVELKDRIQSCAICYNISEGEQCPICADPTRDGSALCVVEEANDLWAIEKTASFKGRYHVLGGSLSPLEGRGPDQLTAKALLQRLEGGEIKEVILATNPNVEGEATAMYLSRLLKPLAVRVTRIARGLPMGSDLEYADEVTLSKALEGRRDV; translated from the coding sequence GTGTCCCGCTATGCCCCTACCCTGGTCCGGCTGATCGGTGAACTAGTCCGCCTTCCTGGCATCGGCCCTAAGACCGCCCAACGCCTGACATTTCACCTGCTCAAAGTCGGCAGAGAGGAGGCCGTCGCGTTGGCCCAGGCTATTGTCGAGCTGAAGGATCGGATCCAGAGCTGTGCGATCTGCTACAACATCTCTGAGGGCGAGCAGTGTCCCATCTGCGCCGACCCGACTCGAGATGGATCGGCGCTGTGCGTGGTGGAAGAGGCGAACGACCTCTGGGCCATCGAGAAGACGGCGAGCTTCAAGGGGCGTTACCACGTGCTGGGGGGATCGCTTTCGCCGCTGGAAGGGCGCGGCCCAGACCAGCTCACGGCCAAGGCCCTTCTGCAGCGCCTGGAGGGAGGAGAGATCAAGGAGGTAATCCTGGCCACGAACCCGAACGTCGAGGGCGAGGCGACAGCGATGTACCTCTCGCGCCTGCTGAAGCCGTTAGCCGTTCGGGTCACGCGAATCGCTCGCGGCCTGCCGATGGGTAGCGACCTGGAGTACGCCGACGAGGTAACGCTTTCCAAGGCATTAGAGGGGCGGCGTGATGTGTAA